From the genome of Aeromonas hydrophila subsp. hydrophila ATCC 7966:
ATATTTGGTTATATAAAATAACCGCTTCAGGTCTGGATCTTTGGTGCTCCTGTCGATGGATCTGGCTGTGGGTAACTTTGGGGATGAAATCGGATTCGGCGCTGCTGGATCCTTGAAAGTCAAGGATCTTATTTGCTGGATCCGCGAGGTCGCGGCTAGAGATCCAGCCGCTAAAAACGTAGAATAGCCGGTCTTTAGTTAATCAATCGACGGGAGTTTAGAGTGACTGCTTCGCTATGGCAGCAGTGCCTTAACCGGCTGCAAGATGAGTTGCCCTCGGCAGAATTCAGCATGTGGATCCGGCCGCTTCAAGCGGAGTTGAGTGACAATACTCTGACCCTGTATGCACCGAATCGCTTTGTTCTGGACTGGGTTCGAGACAAGTATCTCATCCGGGTGAACGGCATCATCAATGAACTCTGCGGGGTCGACGGCCCCACTCTGCGTTTTGACATCGGTAATCGTCCCCATCCCGTCGCGGTCGCCAGAGCGCCGGCGCGGGGTGCGGATCCTGTGAATAACTCGCAGAAGAGCTGGGAAAGCAAGGCCGAGGCCAAACCCGAGCCGAACCACAAGAGCAACACCAACGTGAACTATACCTTCGAGAATTTCGTCGAGGGTAAGTCCAACCAGTTGGCCCGTGCGGCTGCCCGTCAGGTTGCCGACAATCCGGGCGGGGCCTACAACCCGCTGTTCCTCTATGGCGGCACCGGTCTGGGCAAGACCCACCTGCTGCATGCCGTCGGCAACGCCATCAAGGAGCGCAAGCAGGACGCCAAGGTCATCTACATGCACTCCGAACGGTTTGTGCAGGACATGGTGAAGGCGCTGCAGAATAACGCCATTGAAGAGTTCAAGCGTTATTACCGTAGCGTCGATGCCCTGCTCATCGATGACATCCAGTTCTTTGCCAACAAGGAGCGCTCCCAGGAGGAGTTTTTCCACACCTTCAACGCCCTGCTCGAAGGCAACCAGCAGATCATCCTGACCTCGGATCGTTATCCGAAGGAGATCAACGGGGTGGAAGATCGTCTCAAGTCCCGCTTCGGCTGGGGCCTGACGGTGGCGATCGAGCCGCCGGAGCTGGAAACCCGGGTGGCGATCCTGATGCGCAAGGCGGACGAGAACCAGATCCACCTGCCGGACGAAGTGGCCTTCTTCATCGCCAAGCGGCTGCGCTCCAACGTGCGCGAGCTGGAAGGTGCCCTCAATCGGGTGATTGCCAACGCCAACTTCACCGGTCGGGCGATCAATATCGACTTCGTGCGCGAAGCGCTGCGCGACCTGCTGGCGCTGCAGGAGAAGCTGGTCACCATCGACAACATCCAGAAGACGGTGGCGGAGTACTACAAGATCAAGCTGGCGGATCTGCTCTCCAAGCGGCGTTCCCGCTCCGTTGCCCGCCCACGCCAGCTGGCGATGGCGCTGGCCAAGGAGCTGACCAACCATAGCTTGCCGGAGATAGGTGATGCCTTTGGTGGTCGTGACCACACTACCGTGCTTCATGCCTGCCGCAAGATCGAGCAGCTGAAGGAAGAGAGTCACGACATCAAGGAAGACTATTCCAACCTGATCCGTACCCTTTCTTCCTGACAACGGAACGGAGTGGACAGATGCAGTTCGAATATTCCAACCTGATCCGAACCTTTTCCTCCTAATAACAACGGAGAGCACAGATGCAGCTCGAAATTAGCCGTGAGGCCCTGTTACGTCCTCTGCAACTGGTGTCCGGTGCCCTCGGTGGCCGGCCGACCCTGCCAATCCTCGGCAACGTGCTGCTGGATGTCAGCAACGGTCTGCTGTCACTGACCGGGACCGACCTCGAAGTGGAGATGATCGGTCAGGTCTATCTCAACAGCGACAGTCAGGATGGCCGCACCACAGTGCCGGCGCGCAAGCTGCTGGACATCTGCCGCGGTCTGCCGGAGGGGGCGGACATTCGCCTCAATACCGAAGGTGAGCGCCTGATCATCCGTTCCGGCCGCTCCCGCTTCAACCTGTCGACCCTGCCGGCCACCGAATACCCGAACATCGAGGATTGGGAATCCGTGCTCGAGTTCGACATCGGCCAGCTGGAGCTGAAAAAGCTCATCGATGCCACCCAGTTCTCCATGGCCAGCCAGGACGTGCGTTACTACCTGAACGGCATGCTGTTTGAGAGCGAGGGCCACGGCCTGCGTACCGTGGCGACCGACGGTCACCGGCTGGCGACCTGCCGCCGCGAGGTGGTAACGGAATCGCTGCCCGATCATCAGGTCATCCTGCCGCGCAAGGGCGTGCTGGAACTGGTGCGCCTGCTGGAAGCGGAAGACAAGCCGGTACGGCTGCAGATCGGCCGCAGCAACCTGCGTGCCGCGCTGGATGGCTTCATCTTTACCTCCAAGCTGGTGGACGGTCGCTTCCCGGACTGGCGCCGCGTCATTCCGCGCAACAGCGACAAGGCCCTGATCGCCGGTCGTGAGGATCTGCGCCAGGCCTTTGCCCGTGCCGCCATCCTCTCCAACGAGAAATTCCGTGGGGTGCGTCTCAATCTGCAGG
Proteins encoded in this window:
- the dnaA gene encoding chromosomal replication initiator protein DnaA, which gives rise to MTASLWQQCLNRLQDELPSAEFSMWIRPLQAELSDNTLTLYAPNRFVLDWVRDKYLIRVNGIINELCGVDGPTLRFDIGNRPHPVAVARAPARGADPVNNSQKSWESKAEAKPEPNHKSNTNVNYTFENFVEGKSNQLARAAARQVADNPGGAYNPLFLYGGTGLGKTHLLHAVGNAIKERKQDAKVIYMHSERFVQDMVKALQNNAIEEFKRYYRSVDALLIDDIQFFANKERSQEEFFHTFNALLEGNQQIILTSDRYPKEINGVEDRLKSRFGWGLTVAIEPPELETRVAILMRKADENQIHLPDEVAFFIAKRLRSNVRELEGALNRVIANANFTGRAINIDFVREALRDLLALQEKLVTIDNIQKTVAEYYKIKLADLLSKRRSRSVARPRQLAMALAKELTNHSLPEIGDAFGGRDHTTVLHACRKIEQLKEESHDIKEDYSNLIRTLSS
- the dnaN gene encoding DNA polymerase III subunit beta, with the translated sequence MQLEISREALLRPLQLVSGALGGRPTLPILGNVLLDVSNGLLSLTGTDLEVEMIGQVYLNSDSQDGRTTVPARKLLDICRGLPEGADIRLNTEGERLIIRSGRSRFNLSTLPATEYPNIEDWESVLEFDIGQLELKKLIDATQFSMASQDVRYYLNGMLFESEGHGLRTVATDGHRLATCRREVVTESLPDHQVILPRKGVLELVRLLEAEDKPVRLQIGRSNLRAALDGFIFTSKLVDGRFPDWRRVIPRNSDKALIAGREDLRQAFARAAILSNEKFRGVRLNLQENLLRITANNPEQEEAEELLDVQYEAGEMEIGFNVSYVLDVLNTLKCDQIRISLSDSISSAIIEDFDSQDAQYVVMPMRI